Proteins encoded together in one Paramagnetospirillum magnetotacticum MS-1 window:
- a CDS encoding phosphoribulokinase has translation MSRKHPVIAVTGSSGAGTSTVKESFEHMFRREGIKPAVIEGDSFHRYNRADMKKCMKDVGGTFSHFGPEANLFPQLEELFSTYGETGRGRRRFYVHNDEEAARFAHLGVGSGEFTPWEDLAEDTDCLFYEGLHGCVATRDNNVAQHVDLKIGVVPVINLEWIQKIHRDTNQRGYSEEAVMETILRRMHDYVHYVVPQFKLTDINFQRVPIVDTSDPIIARDIPTADESLVVIRFRKPDRFRVDFPFLLQMLKDSWMSRRNTIVVPGGKMGLAMELILTPILRRIMEDRRAVLG, from the coding sequence ATGTCCAGGAAACATCCGGTCATCGCCGTTACCGGCTCGTCGGGGGCGGGGACCAGCACGGTCAAGGAATCCTTCGAACATATGTTCCGCCGCGAGGGCATCAAACCGGCGGTGATCGAGGGCGACAGCTTTCACCGCTATAACCGCGCCGACATGAAGAAATGCATGAAGGACGTGGGCGGCACCTTCAGCCATTTCGGTCCCGAGGCCAATCTGTTCCCCCAGTTGGAAGAACTGTTCTCGACCTATGGCGAGACGGGGCGGGGCAGGCGGAGATTTTATGTCCATAACGACGAGGAGGCGGCGCGCTTCGCCCATCTGGGCGTGGGGTCGGGCGAGTTCACGCCGTGGGAGGACTTGGCCGAGGATACGGACTGCCTGTTCTACGAGGGACTTCACGGCTGCGTGGCGACGCGCGACAACAATGTCGCCCAGCATGTGGACCTTAAGATCGGCGTGGTGCCGGTGATCAATCTGGAGTGGATTCAGAAGATCCACCGCGACACCAACCAGCGCGGCTATTCGGAAGAGGCGGTGATGGAGACCATCCTGCGCCGCATGCACGACTACGTTCACTATGTGGTGCCGCAGTTCAAACTGACCGATATCAACTTCCAGCGCGTGCCCATCGTCGATACCTCGGACCCCATCATCGCGCGCGATATCCCCACCGCCGATGAAAGCCTGGTGGTGATCCGCTTCAGGAAACCCGACCGCTTCCGCGTCGACTTTCCCTTCCTGCTGCAGATGCTGAAGGATTCATGGATGAGCCGGCGCAACACCATCGTGGTGCCGGGCGGCAAGATGGGTCTGGCCATGGAACTGATCCTGACCCCCATCCTGCGCCGCATCATGGAAGACAGGCGCGCGGTATTGGGCTAA